The Halosimplex litoreum genome has a window encoding:
- a CDS encoding lactate racemase domain-containing protein has product MSVELPLGEGTVSVSLPDCDVTVCRPPGGEAVDPRSAAEAAVADPHGPRLARRVDPDDTVGIVVTDVTRATPDDVLLDVLLDELRTAGVAREQVTVILGLGLHRPMDEAEIERALGDHADLAINHDPDAIVEVGTVDGVPIEINETLTAVDTVLATGMVEPHQYAGFSGGAKTVVVGAGSESQIGHSHGPELLARDGVRLGRVDDNPFREFVDEAGDLAGVAFSLNVTHSPSGILGAAAGDPRAVVRDLAETARDALATPVVDGYDAVVAGVGAPKDANLYQTTRAATYVVLGANNPLRDGGRVVIPAALPEGAGDGTGERRFYDRLSSAESAEALYEEMREGYEPGAQRAFVVARALRDHDIYVTDSEAPAVVEECLMDTRDSVADAVEPGSDVLVVPDALDTLLV; this is encoded by the coding sequence GTATCGCTCCCCGACTGCGACGTGACCGTCTGTCGGCCGCCCGGGGGCGAAGCCGTGGACCCGCGGTCGGCCGCCGAAGCAGCCGTCGCCGACCCGCACGGCCCGCGACTCGCTCGTCGCGTCGACCCCGACGACACCGTCGGAATCGTCGTCACCGACGTGACCCGCGCGACCCCGGACGACGTGTTGCTCGATGTCCTGCTGGACGAACTCCGGACGGCGGGCGTGGCCCGCGAGCAGGTGACGGTGATCCTCGGGCTCGGACTCCACCGACCGATGGACGAGGCGGAGATCGAGCGCGCGCTCGGCGACCACGCCGACCTCGCGATCAACCACGACCCCGACGCGATAGTCGAGGTCGGGACGGTCGACGGGGTCCCCATCGAGATCAACGAGACCCTGACGGCGGTCGACACCGTCCTCGCCACGGGGATGGTCGAACCCCACCAGTACGCCGGGTTCTCCGGCGGCGCCAAGACCGTCGTCGTCGGCGCCGGCAGTGAGTCGCAGATCGGCCACTCCCACGGCCCCGAACTGCTCGCCCGCGACGGCGTGCGGCTGGGTCGCGTCGACGACAACCCCTTCCGGGAGTTCGTCGACGAGGCGGGCGACCTGGCGGGCGTCGCGTTCTCGCTGAACGTGACCCACAGCCCCAGCGGCATCCTCGGCGCCGCCGCGGGCGATCCTCGGGCAGTGGTCCGCGACCTGGCCGAGACGGCCCGCGACGCGCTCGCCACGCCCGTCGTGGACGGATACGACGCCGTCGTCGCGGGCGTCGGTGCGCCGAAGGACGCCAACCTCTACCAGACCACGCGAGCGGCGACCTACGTGGTCCTGGGTGCGAACAATCCCCTTCGGGACGGCGGCCGCGTCGTGATCCCCGCCGCGCTCCCGGAAGGTGCAGGCGACGGGACCGGCGAACGCCGCTTCTACGACCGGCTCTCATCGGCCGAGAGCGCCGAAGCGCTCTACGAGGAGATGCGCGAGGGCTACGAGCCCGGCGCCCAGCGTGCGTTCGTCGTCGCCCGCGCGCTCAGGGACCACGACATCTACGTCACCGACAGCGAGGCCCCGGCAGTCGTCGAGGAGTGTCTGATGGACACCCGCGATTCCGTCGCCGACGCCGTCGAACCGGGCAGCGATGTGCTCGTCGTCCCCGACGCGCTCGATACCTTGCTCGTCTGA